ACGCCGATGCACCTGCGGTCGGACGCCCTCGCGGCGGCCGCCGAACTGGTGCTGGCGGCGGAGTCGTTGGCCTGGGACTCCCGGCATCACGGCACCAGGGCCACGGTCGGACGGCTGACGGTGCTGCCGGGCGCGCTGACGACCATCCCCGGCTCGGTCGTCCTCGGCGTGGACGTCCGCGACGTCGACAGCGTCCGGCAACGGGCCACCGTCCGCGAGTTCCTCGACCATGCGGCGGGTGTGGCCGTCCGGCGCGGCGTCGGCTTCTCGCATCGTCTGCTGGCCGACACCTCCCCCGTCGTCCTGCCCGCCGGGCTGCGGGCGCAGCTCATCGGCGCGGCGGAGCGCACCGGGACGGCGTATCGCGTCATGCCCAGCGGGGCCAGCCACGACAGCCAGATGGTCAACCGCGTCGTGCCTGCCGGGATGCTCTTCGTGCCGAGCCGCGACGGTCTCAGTCACACCCCCGCCGAGTGGACGTCGGTGGAGCAGATCGTCGAGGGCACCGCCGTACTCGCCGAGGCGGTCCTCGGCATGGACTCGGCAGACGGCCTCGAACCAGGACCCGCCCAGGACGGCGGATCATGACGGGCCCCGTGACCCCCCGGGGAATCGTGGACCGGATCGCGGCCCTGCCCGAGGCGACGCGGCCGACGCCGACCTGGGACGAGTGCGCGGTGCTGCGCCACGAGCATCTCGGGGACGCGCATCACCGGCTGGTCCTCCGCTCTCCGACGATCTCCGAACGCACTCGGGCGGGCCAGTTCGTGATGGTCACGATCCCGGCAGGGGTGGCGGCCCGCTCGGTGCTGCCCAGGCCGATGGCCGTCCATCGCAGACGGGCATCCGACGACTCCTTCGAGATCGTCTACCGGGCGGGCGGCGCGGGCACGCGGGCGCTGACCGCCGTCCGCCCCGGCGAGTCGCTGCTGATCACCGGCCCGCTGGGGCAGGGCTTCACGCTGTCGCCGGAGACGGATCGACTGCTCGTGGTCGGACGCGGCATCGGCGTCTGCTCGATCATGACGGTGGTCGAGGACGCGGTGCGACACGAGGTCGCGGTGACCGGCGTCCTCAGCGCCAGGACCGAGGAGGCCCTGGTGGGCGGCGCGGACCTGGCGGAGCTCGGCGTCACCGAGGCGGTCACCGTGACGGACGAGGCGGGGACGAGCGACGTCGACCGCCTGGCGAGGAGACTGCGCACGCTGCTCGACGAGCGCCCTCCGCAGCAGATCATGGTCTGTGGATCGGATCGGCTCGCGCGGCTCTGCGGCGAGCTGGCGGCCCGCTGGGGCTCGACGGTGCAGGTCTCCCTGGAGGCGCACATGGCCTGCGGACTGGGCTACTGCCACGGCTGCGCGAGCGCCGCAGCCACCACCGAGGGCGAGAGCCCGCTCATCTGCGCCGACGGCCCGGTCTTCGCGCTGACCGACGGGGAGCGGACGTGACGAGCCTGCGACTACGTCGAGTACGGCCGTTGGGCGGCCCCGCCGTGGACGTCGAGGTCACCGCCGGGCGGATCAGCGCGATCGGGGAGCCGTCGACGGGCCCGCTGGGGGCCGGGGAGATCGACGGTCGGGACGCGGTGCTGCTGCCCGGCCTGGTCGACCTGCACACCCACCTCCGAGAGCCGGGCGGGGAGGACGCCGAGACCGTCCGCTCCGGTACGGCGTCCGCAGCGGCGGGCGGCTTCACCGACGTGTTCGCCATGGCCAACACCTCGCCGGTCACCGACACCGTCGCCCGCGTTGAGCAGCTCGCCGACCTCGCCGACGGCGCCTCGACCAGGGTGCACCCGGTCGCCGCCGTGACGGTCGGGCTTAACGGCGAACGGCTCACCGACCTGGCGGCACTGCGAGCCGCAGGCGTGCGGATGTTCTCCGACGACGGCCGCTGCGTCGACAACACGCGTCTGGTCGATCAGGCCCTGCGACGGCTCGGGCCGCTGGGCGGTGTCCTGGCCCAGCACGCCCAGAGCGAGGCGCTGGCGGCAGGCGGCCAGATCGATGCGAGCATCGCGGGCGCGCTCGGGCTGACCCCGTGGCCGATGGTCGCCGAGGACGTCGTGGTGGCCAGGGACGTCCTGCTGGCGATGGAGCATGACGCACCGCTGCACGTCTGCCATGTCTCCTCCCCCGGCACTCTCGCGGTGCTGGACTGGGCACGGCGACGCGGCGCCCGCGTCACGGCCGAGGTGACGCCCCACCACCTGCTGCTCGACACGGACGCCTGCGCCACCGCCGACCCCTCGGTGAAGGTCAATCCGCCGCTACGCCCGCCCGCCGTGCCGCCGCTGTTGCGGCAGGCACTCCGCGAGGGCGTCATCGACGTCGTCGCCACCGATCACGCTCCCCATCCCGACCATCGCAAGCGTGGTACGTGGGCGGCGGCGGCCTTCGGCCTGACCGGTCTGGAGACCGCGTTGGCCGTGGTCGCCGAGGTGTTCACCGAGAAGTCCGGAGTGGACTGGACGGGCGTCGCCCGCGTCCTCTCGCACCGACCCGCTGTCATCGGCGACATCGCCGACCGCGCGGGCCGCCCGCCTGCCGTGGGCGAAACCGCGAGCTTCTGCCTGGTCGCCTCGGACACGCCGTGGGAAGTGCGGGCGGACGAGACACGCAGCGCCTCCCGGAACTCTCCGTTCATCGGCCGCGTCTTCGCGCACCGGGTGACGTTGACGGTCTGTGCGGGGCGAATCACCTTCTCGGCCGACTGAACCCACCGCGAGGCTTCAGCCGTCCGGGGCGGACGACAGGCCGGATTCCGACCCTGCGGGCGGAGTCTCGGCGAGGTCACGCCCGCCTCGGACTTGCGCGGCTGCGGCGGCACCGCAGGCGCTGCCGCCGCGAGGTCGACACGCCTCACGGGACGGCGTCCCGCCGACCACCAGGCGAGCCAGACCGGCGTCCGGCGAGGAGACGGCCTCCGACGATCCTGCGCGCACCGAACGAGGAAGGCGGTCTCGGTGCCGCAGGGCGCGAGTCGTCACCCGGCGGCCGCCCGACGATCTGCGGCTACGGTGTCCGGCTGTCTCTCAGGCGCCGAAGACCGGCGGGGCCACCTTGCGGTCGTCACCGAAGACATCGGCGTCCTCCAGCAGATAGTCCGCGCGCTGGTGTTCCTTGTCTTCCTCGCCGTCGCCGCCACGCCCACCCGCGCCGCCGCCTGCCATGCCCGCACCGCCTGCCGCACCGCCGCCTGCCGGGCCGAACCCGCCGCCGGGCAGTCGGCCACCCGAGGAACCGCCGACACCGCTCGGCCCGCCAGGACCGAAACCACCGCCGGGACTACCGGGACCACCAGGCCCGAAACCAGCACCCGGGCCGAAACCACCCGGCATCCGCCCCCCGTTGAGGCCACCGGGCACCCTGCCGCCGGGGCCCCCGCCCGGGCCGAAACCGCCAGGCCGGCCGCCAGGAGGCCCACCAGGTCCACCCGCTCGTCCGCCACCCGGAACTCCAGGACCGCCGAACCCGCCACCCGGGGCGAAACCGCCTTGACCAGGCGGTGGTCCACCGGGTGGGTAGCCGCCGGGATGGGGAAGGTTGCCGCCGGGTGCGACGGGAACGCTCGGGCCGCCGCCAGGGGCGTTCGAATCCGTGCCGATGCCCGGCGCGGGCGCCGGTCCGTATCCGCCGGGCCGTGATCCACCGCCATTGGAACCGTCGGGGCCGGCGATGCCTCCCGAGCCGCCGCCGAAGCCGGAGCCGCTGCCGCCGGAGCCGCCAGAACCATCAGGTCCAGCGGGGAGCGCGTTGTTCGGCGACGTCCAGCCACCACCCGGCCCGCCGTCGTTCCCACCCCCAGGAGAACTCGGGCTCAGCGACGGATCGCCGTTCTCCAGCGGAGTCGCGATCGCATCACTGCCCAATGCGTAGTCGGCAGGCGGCGGCGGAGCGAAGGCCGGGATGCTCTGCAGACGCGCGTTGGACTCGTCCTGGTAGGCGGACATCGCCTGGCGAGCGACTCGGTTCTCCTCCTCATAGACGTCGACCCGATCGGAGTGTCCGGTCCATTCGGAAGGCAGGAAACTCTCGAAACCCTCCTTGGCGGGCGGTCCGGCAGCGGGGTTCTCCGGTGTGTCCCAGCGGACGCTCCGGTGGGCGAGGCCTTGCACCGAGACGGTGCTGCCGATCGCCAATGCCTGTTCCCGCGCCTGTCGGGTGTACTCGGCGAGCGGCGTGACCGCAGCCTGTGAGGCATCGGCGGCCGTCCCGGTGTGGGCGGCGGCCGCCTTCTTGATCGCCGTGTCGAGGTACTCCCCGATCCGATCGAAGTCGGCGGCTACATCACTCCACTGGCGGAACAATTCGCCGAAATCACCGCCATTTCCAGGAGCGTCGAGCTGCTGCCTCAACTGGTGCGCAGTTCGACTCTCAAAATTGACATCTGTTGTCTCTAGACGCTCCGCAGGCCCATCCATCAATCCACCTCCACTCACGCATCCGGAAGTTCTGGAACAACGGCTTCAGCTAGACGAAATGCCTGGTCGCAAGAATCTAGATCATCTGGCTGATCCGGACCGCGCGACGACCGGAACGAGATGTACTGCGAGTCAGACAGACCAACGTGCACATCACAGATAGAGGAGTCGTCCGACCCGCCGATCGTGGCCTGCACCCCAGGATTTCCGCCGACCGAGAACTCGGTAAAATCAGAGAAGAGTTCTTCCTGGTCGTAAAACAAGGATAGACCGCCACGATCGTCCCTGACGTTCACACTGACCCCAGCAAGCGAATCATCCAGCGGGGCCCAGCGGCACGCCTCATAGCCCTCGGCCTCGTCACGCCGCCCCGAAGGATCGAATCCGGCAGTAGCAGCAGCAGCGGGGGAGACGAGTTCACAGACGTCCAAACCAGTGGCATCCTTCGGATCCCGCACCACAGGAACAGAGGGGTCAGCAGACTGTCCCGACACATCAGGCTCAGTCGCGCCGGTCTCATCGGCCGCACTCGTGACAGCCGGCGATGCCGAGCCACCACTTTCCACACTACAGGCACTTAGTATCAGAAAATACAGTCCCACCAAGGAAAGCCGTCGCAACGAAGTGATATTCATCCGACTCCCATTCGGATCAAGTAATTCATTAGACCGCAGTCTGCCTATTGCCGTCACGGCGTCCATTATGCGCCGCCTGCCGCTCCCAATATCCAGTAGCCTGGGGCACCTCGGACGCAGAAAGGTCGTAATCCGGGAGCTGATTGACGTCCTCTAGTTCCAGGTAGTCGGCAAGCATTCTTTTAAATTTCGCACGTGTTTCAGAGATGGCGTCCGTCAGCCCTCGCCCGGTAGCCGCAAGAGAACCGACAGTCGGGTCATCGGCAAGTCGATTCAGTTGCACGGCAGCGTTATCACTTACCTCGTCGACGCCATTGCCAGGCCTGATCAGCGCCATATCTCGACTTCGCTCCAGCAGTGCCTGCGCCGCAATGTACGCCGCTTCCAGGTCTGCGATTGCCTGAGGCAGCTTCTCTGGGTCGAGCTCGTATGCGTCAGTCACGTCCACCCCATGCACACACTGTCGACGGCCCCGCCCGTCGATCTCACCGTGAGCCATAGCCTAGTCACCCGGGGCACAGCGTGTCTCTCGGTTGAGCGGGTGACCTGGCGAAGGAAGCGTAGATCACCTTCTCTGTAGCCGAGTTCACCCCGAACCAGGCGACACCGCACTACCACGACCCCGGCCAGCATCCGCGCTCCATCAGAGTCCAGTCGGGACAGACCTCGGCCCGCGATCACCCGCCTCCGGTCGACCAAGAGCCGTCGCCCCCCTGCCGCGGAGCACCCGAATCATTACGACCACACCAGACGAACCCGAACCACCACCACAGGGACAGACCACACCCCGGAAGTCCCCACCACGCCCGCCGGACGCCAGGCCCATCCCACAGCCCTCTACCATCGCAGCCGACCCTTGACCAGCTTGTAGCACCTGCGTGATCATTGTTCCGCCGAACGGGTGACCGACCGACCGACCGGCAGGCCCGGCCCTGTCTCCTTCGACGATCGCCCGCCGGTCCTGCTTACCGAGCAGTCCGCGCACATCGCGATCAGCTCACGGCTTTCGAGGATGACCTCATTGCTCAATCGACGGAACGACCCTGCCCTACGCGACAAGGTCTCCCGGCTGATGGCCTTCATGCGTCGTCTCTCCATCGCCCGATCCCAACCCGTCCGCCATGTCGATCGACATCCGAGACTGCTGTGGCTGGAGCAGATCCGCGACATCGGCGGCGTCACCGTCGCCGTCGACGCCGGACCGGGCGGGGTGCTGCTGCGGGTGCCCAACACCGCGCAGCAGCCTGAGCCGCCGACGCCGGACGACCTCCAGGGGTGGGTGCAGCGGCCCCTTCCGTCCGGGTTGACACCGCCGGAGCCGACGCTGCATTCGCAGGGCAGGCCGCCGGGTTCGGCCGCGGCGGTGCCGATCTCGCAGGCACCAGAGGTCCCGCTCGGCTTCGTGAAGTGGTTGGAGCGCACCTGGCGGCCGTGGGCGAGTCGGGAGGCGGTGCGGCAGCTCCACATTCGACTGTTCGAGCTGCACCAGCTGAGCAACGACCAGCCGGAGTCCATCGAACTGGTGCTCGCGGGCGGCCTGCTGCACCTGCCCGGCGTCGAGGACGAGCCGCCGCTGCACATCCACCTGCTCAGCCAGCCGGTCCGCATCGAGCGGGATCAGGAGACCGGCGACCTGCTGTGCACTCTCGACGTCGAGACGCCGGTCCGGCTGGAGGCCGACGAGGTCCTGCACGGCGAGAGGTGGTTCGACCAGACCCGCGATCCGGTGCTGCGGCATCAGCTCGTCGCCGGAGTCGGCTCGGTGCTCGATCCGGCACTGCCGGAGTTCCTGCGGTCCTGGGCAGAGCAGGCCGCGCAGATCGAGGTGTCCGTGTCCGACAGGTGGGAGCCGCCCACCGGGCAGGCCCCGCTGCTGTCATTGGCCCCCGCCCTGCTGGCCCGCAGACGCGGTGCGTTCGCGCTTCAGGAGTACTACCACCGCATCACCCGGGCGATCGACGATCCCACGACGCCGATCCCGCTGGGACTGGCGCAGTTGATCGAGCCGATCGAGACCGAGGATCGGGTGACCTGGTTCGGCGAGTCGGCCGCGCCGGTGTCCGATCCCGTCGAGGAGCCGCTGTTCCCGCTGCCCGCCAACGCGGAGCAGCGCAAGATCATCGACGGTCTGTCCCGTGATGACGGCGTGGTGGTGGAGGGTCCGCCCGGCACCGGCAAGACCCACACCATCGCCAACCTGGTGAGCGCCCTGCTCGCCAGGGGACAGCGGGTCCTGGTGACCAGCGAGAAGAACCAGGCACTGCGGGTACTGCGGGACAAGCTGCCGCCGGAGATCCAGGATCTCTGCGTCGCGCTCACCGGCGACACCGCGCGCGGAGACGCCGCCTTCGACCGGAGTGTCAACACCATCGCGGGCCGCAAGAGCGACCACGACCCGCAGGCGTCGGCAAGCGAGATCGAGGAGCTGACCTTCCTCCGAGAGGCCTTACGCCGCCACCGTGCCGACCTGCTCGACCAGATCCGCGCGCTGCGGGAGTCCGAGCTGTTCGAACATCCCGAGGTCGCGCCTGGCTATCGCGGGACCCTGGCCGCGATAGCCAGGACGCTGACCGCCGATCCCGAGTGGGTGCGCTGGGTCCCCGGCCCCGCCGAGGGGCCGCCCCCGCTGAGCACCGGCGAGCTGCGCGAGCTGATCGACCTGTTCGCCACCGCCGATCCGACGCGGGAGTCGCGACGCACCCAGCAGTTCCCGCCTGCGGACATGCTGCCCGCCGACGCGCGAGTGGCGGAGCTGTCCGATCTCGTCGAGATCGGCCGGGCCGCGAAGACCGGCGAGACCGGGGCGCTGGTCGAGACCCTCGGCACCCTCGACGACGACCGGCTGGACCGGCTCGGCCCGGTCTGTCAGCGGGTCATGGACGCCTGGGCCGAGCTGGACAGGCTGCCCGCCGATCGAGAATGGGCGCTGGAGCAGGTGGACCCCCTGCTCAGCGGGACCTCGCTGCACGGCTGGCAGCGGGCCGCCGAGCGACTGGCGCTCGTCGAGAAGGCCGAGGAGGCCGAACGGCGACTCGACTTCGTGCCCGTGCAGATCACCGAGGGCGTCGATCCCTTCACCGCAGGACCGGCGTTCGAGCGCTGGGCCGAGCATCTCGGCGCGGGCAACCGCCCCAAGCGGCTGCTGCGCAGCAACGAGCAGAAGACCGTCGAGCAGTACGCCGCCTCGGTCCTGGTCAAGGGCGAACCGGTGTCCGACGCCCGCACCGCGAGCATCGCCGCCGCCTACCTGCGGCTGCTGGCGATCGTGCAGGAGATCACTGCCGCCTTCGTCCCCATCGGGCTCACCCTGGTCGTGCCCACCGAGCCCGGTGCCGCCGTGCAGCGACTCCTGCATCTGCGCACCGCCTGTCTGCGGCTCAGCGCGCTGCTGAGCGCCAGGAACGATCTCATCGACCTGCTGAGCGGCATCCCAGTCGTCCGGCGGCCCCGGCTGGACAGCCTGGCCGGGGTGCGGCGGACCTGCGACACAGTGCTGGCCGTGGCCGAGCATCGACGTGGGGCGGCCGCCCGGCTCGAACTCGACGAGGCGGTGGAGCGACTCGCGGCCGCCGTCCCGGCCGATCAGCGCCCGCCGGAGCTGACCAGGCTGGGCCGGGCGCTCTCCGATGTCGACGCCGAGGGCTATGCCGTCGCCAGGCGGGCGCTGTCGGCGGCGCGGGAGCAGCAGGCCGCCCAGCTCCGCTGCGACGAGCTGTCCCACCGGCTGCGCGACTCCGCACCGGTGCTCTTCACCCGGTTGCGCGACGCGCCGCGCGACCCCGCCTGGACCGATCGGCTGTCGAGTTGGGAGCCGGGTTGGGCGCGGGCGTGCGCGCGGAGCTGGATCGACCGGCAGACCACCCCCGGCAGAGAGACCGAGCTGGAGAACGGGCTCACCGCCGCCGACCAGGACCTCGCCCTGGTGACCACCCGGCTGGTCGCCGCCCGCGCCTGGCAGGCCTGTCTCGGTCGGATGACCGAACACCAGGCACAGGCGCTGCGGTCGTATCGATCGGCGATGGGCAGCGTGGGTAGGGGGACCGGCAGGTACACCGAGCGGTATCGCCGGTCGGCGCGCGAGGCCATGCAGATCTCGCAGGCCGCCGTGCCCGCCTGGGTGATGCCGATCCGGCAGGTCCTCGACTCGGTGCCCGCGCAGCCGGACTCCTTCGACGTGGTGATCATCGACGAGGCCAGTCAGGTGAGCATCACCAGTCTCTTCCTGCTGTGGCTGGCGCCCAGGGTGATCGTGGTCGGCGACGACCGGCAGTGCACGCCGTCGGAGGTCGGCAGCGGCGCGCTGGACGCCGTCTTCGAGCGGCTGGACGCCGAGCTGCCGGATCTCCCGCACTACCTCCGTACCGAGTTCACGCCGCGCTCGAGTGCGTTCTCCCTGCTGCGGACTCGCTTCAGCCAGGTCATCCGGCTGCGGGAGCACTTCCGCTCCATGCCGGAGATCGTCGACTGGTCGTCGAACGAGTTCTACCAGGACGCCCCGCTGGAGCCGGTGCGGCAGTTCGGCGCCGACCGACTTCCGCCGCTGCGGTCCACCCACGTGGAGAACGGACAGGTCGAGGGCACCGGTCAGCGCCTGATCAACCGGCCGGAGGCCGAGGCGGTCGTGGACTCGGTGGTGGCGTGTCTGCAGGACCCCGCCTACGCGGGGCGGACCTTCGGCGTCATCGCGTTGCAGGGTCACGCGCAGGCCGAGCTGATCAACACGATGCTGCTGGACCGGGTCGACGCCGAGGACTTCGAGGAGCGACAGCTCCGAGTGGGCACTCCGCCGGACTTCCAGGGCGACGAACGTCATGTCGTCTGGCTGTCGATGGTGGTCGCGCCGGAGCAGCGGTTCAAGGCACTGACCCGTCGGGAGTTCCAGCAGCGGTTCAACGTGGCCGCGACGAGGGCGCAGGACCAGCTCTGGCTGTTCCACTCCGTCACCTCGGAGCGGCTGCGGAGCGTCGACCTGCGACGCTCCCTGTTGACCTACGTGGAGTCGACGGGATCGGTGCCGCTGCAGGAGATGCTCGCCGACGTCGACCGGACCGATCGACATCGCGCCTTCGACTCGCTTTTCGAGCAGCGCGTGTATCTCGACCTCGCGGCCAGGGGCTTCCACGTCACCCCACAGGTGGAGACCAACGGGAAGCGGATCGATCTGGTCGTGACCGGTCCCGCAGGCAGGCTCGCGGTGGAGTGCGACGGCGACGCCTTCCACTCGACACCGGAGCAGCGCCGGTCCGACCTGCATCGGGAACAGGAGTTGAAGCGCTGCGGCTGGCGGTTCTGGCGGGTCAGGGAGTCCACTTACCATCTCGATCCGGTGGTCGCCCTGCAACCGCTGTGGGCGAAGCTGGAGCGGCTCGGGATCACCCCGTTCGGGCCGGTCCCGTCGGACGGCGCGAGCGGCGAACCCGCCCCCGCCGCAGGCACGGAGTCCGACCGGAGCGCAAGCGCCGAAGCAGACCCCGAGCTGGATTCGGCCGCTCACCAGGACGCCGCCGCCCGGGCCGCGCAGGAACCGGGCGGCGCCCAGAAGACCGCGCCGAACGTGGGGCCGAGGGCGCGGTCCGGGCCCGGCGGCACCACCTGGCGACGGGCCAGGGAGCGGGACGAGCCCGAGGACGTCGGCGCCTGGGAGACGGAGATCGACGAGCCGCCCCGAATCGTGGAGGGGCAGGTCGTCGAGAGCCGGGTCGTCAGGGTCGTCGAGACCTGAGCGGACACCCCTCCGGTGCGGTTGTCACCGTCGGCCCGTCGCCCCCGCGAAGGGCGCGGACGAGGGGCCCGGCCTGCGGGGCGACCGGACGTCAGGCCGAGGGCGCGGCCGGTCAGCCCTCGTCGTCGACGCCTCGGCTGCGCGCCGCCGCGATCTCCGGGCCGTGCTCGAAGGCCCAGTCCGCCAGCGCCGACAGCGGGACGAGCAGGGTGCGACCCAGCGGGGTGAGGCTGTACTCGACGCTCGGCGGCACCGTGGGGGTCACCTCGCGGTGCACCAGCCCGTCTTGGACGAGGGTGCGCAGGGTACGGGTCAGCATCCGCTGGCTGATGCCGTCGACGGCACGGTGCAGCTCGTTGAACCGCCGAGGCCGATCGCCGAGCAGGACGATGACGAGGACGCTCCACTTCTCGCCGATCCGCCGCAGCACGTCGCCCACCGGACACACCGCGGGCTCCACCGGGCCCATCGGGACCGTCAACCCGCCGACCCACGGGAGCGGCGCGGCGCCCGTCGCGTCAGCCGCCGACATCGCGTCCTCGGCAGGCACATATCGCTCGTGAGCAGGCACATCGGTGTGCGTTACTGACATCAGAATGCCTTCTTCCCTGGTCGTCGACGATTGCCGATGATGCGATCACATCAGAATTCCTCAGGAGGATCTCGTGGTCGCACCGACCGGCAAGACCGTCGTCGTCAGCGGAGGCACCGACGGAATGGGGCGTGCCGTGGCGCTGGACCGGCTCCGCCGCGGTGACACCGTGGTGGTGTTGGGAAGCAACGAGGCGAAGGGCCGGACTCTCCAGGAGACCGCAGGCGCCGACGCGAGCAGGCTGCGCTTCCTTCGGGCCGATCTGAGCCTGATCGCCGAGAACGAACGGGTGATCGCGAACATCGCCGACCATCATCGGCGAGTCGACGCGCTGGTCCTGTGCGCGAACCGGCAGAGCCCACGACGGCAGGAGACCGCCGAGGGCCTGGAGTTCGTCTTCGCGCTCTACTACCTGAGCCGCTATCTGCTCTCCTACGGCCTGCGCCCCCAGTTCGAGCAGGCGGAGGCCCCGGTGATCGTCAGCATCGCCGGGGTTGGGCTCACCGCAGGCTCGATCGACTTCTCTGACCTGCAGCAGACCAGCAAGTACAACGCGATCAAGGCTCAGCTGCAGGCAGGTCGGGCGAACGACCTGTTGGGCGTCGCCTTCGCAGAGCAGGCGGAGAGCCGCGCACGTTTCGTCATGTATCACCCGGGCTTCACCCGAAGCGGCGATGTCTCGGTGCTCGGACCGGTGACCAGGACGGCGATTCGAGTGCTCGCCATGGTCGGGGCCCGCTCCGTCGACAAGGCGATCGCCCCGGTGCTGGGCTTCCTGGACGAGCCGCCGCAGGCGCCGCTCACCGCGCGCGACCGGCACAAGACGGTGCCGTCGAGCCTGCCGACGCTCGATCCGGAACGAGCCCGCAGGCTCGCGGCCCACACCGAGGCACTGCTCGGCCGAGTACGCGGGTCCGGGGAGGCCCTGAGCTGATCAGCCTGCCGTCTCAGGGTCGTCTGGGGGACACTCCCCGTGGTCGCCGAGCGGATCGTTCGGGAAGATAGTCCATACCGATTAATCCGTTCTACCGTGATCCAGGAGTGACTCGACGAGATGAAGGTCGATCGATGAACGCACGCGTGAGACGGCGCCGGTTTCGCATTCTCAAGATCCTCATCGGATTGAGCCTGGTAACGGGCCTCGTGGTGGGCGCGGGGGCCCTTGTCC
The Actinoalloteichus fjordicus DNA segment above includes these coding regions:
- a CDS encoding dihydroorotase, whose protein sequence is MTSLRLRRVRPLGGPAVDVEVTAGRISAIGEPSTGPLGAGEIDGRDAVLLPGLVDLHTHLREPGGEDAETVRSGTASAAAGGFTDVFAMANTSPVTDTVARVEQLADLADGASTRVHPVAAVTVGLNGERLTDLAALRAAGVRMFSDDGRCVDNTRLVDQALRRLGPLGGVLAQHAQSEALAAGGQIDASIAGALGLTPWPMVAEDVVVARDVLLAMEHDAPLHVCHVSSPGTLAVLDWARRRGARVTAEVTPHHLLLDTDACATADPSVKVNPPLRPPAVPPLLRQALREGVIDVVATDHAPHPDHRKRGTWAAAAFGLTGLETALAVVAEVFTEKSGVDWTGVARVLSHRPAVIGDIADRAGRPPAVGETASFCLVASDTPWEVRADETRSASRNSPFIGRVFAHRVTLTVCAGRITFSAD
- a CDS encoding iron-sulfur cluster-binding protein — protein: MTGPVTPRGIVDRIAALPEATRPTPTWDECAVLRHEHLGDAHHRLVLRSPTISERTRAGQFVMVTIPAGVAARSVLPRPMAVHRRRASDDSFEIVYRAGGAGTRALTAVRPGESLLITGPLGQGFTLSPETDRLLVVGRGIGVCSIMTVVEDAVRHEVAVTGVLSARTEEALVGGADLAELGVTEAVTVTDEAGTSDVDRLARRLRTLLDERPPQQIMVCGSDRLARLCGELAARWGSTVQVSLEAHMACGLGYCHGCASAAATTEGESPLICADGPVFALTDGERT
- a CDS encoding winged helix-turn-helix transcriptional regulator, whose amino-acid sequence is MSVTHTDVPAHERYVPAEDAMSAADATGAAPLPWVGGLTVPMGPVEPAVCPVGDVLRRIGEKWSVLVIVLLGDRPRRFNELHRAVDGISQRMLTRTLRTLVQDGLVHREVTPTVPPSVEYSLTPLGRTLLVPLSALADWAFEHGPEIAAARSRGVDDEG
- a CDS encoding SDR family NAD(P)-dependent oxidoreductase, whose protein sequence is MVAPTGKTVVVSGGTDGMGRAVALDRLRRGDTVVVLGSNEAKGRTLQETAGADASRLRFLRADLSLIAENERVIANIADHHRRVDALVLCANRQSPRRQETAEGLEFVFALYYLSRYLLSYGLRPQFEQAEAPVIVSIAGVGLTAGSIDFSDLQQTSKYNAIKAQLQAGRANDLLGVAFAEQAESRARFVMYHPGFTRSGDVSVLGPVTRTAIRVLAMVGARSVDKAIAPVLGFLDEPPQAPLTARDRHKTVPSSLPTLDPERARRLAAHTEALLGRVRGSGEALS
- a CDS encoding DUF3558 domain-containing protein → MNITSLRRLSLVGLYFLILSACSVESGGSASPAVTSAADETGATEPDVSGQSADPSVPVVRDPKDATGLDVCELVSPAAAATAGFDPSGRRDEAEGYEACRWAPLDDSLAGVSVNVRDDRGGLSLFYDQEELFSDFTEFSVGGNPGVQATIGGSDDSSICDVHVGLSDSQYISFRSSRGPDQPDDLDSCDQAFRLAEAVVPELPDA
- a CDS encoding AAA domain-containing protein produces the protein MLNRRNDPALRDKVSRLMAFMRRLSIARSQPVRHVDRHPRLLWLEQIRDIGGVTVAVDAGPGGVLLRVPNTAQQPEPPTPDDLQGWVQRPLPSGLTPPEPTLHSQGRPPGSAAAVPISQAPEVPLGFVKWLERTWRPWASREAVRQLHIRLFELHQLSNDQPESIELVLAGGLLHLPGVEDEPPLHIHLLSQPVRIERDQETGDLLCTLDVETPVRLEADEVLHGERWFDQTRDPVLRHQLVAGVGSVLDPALPEFLRSWAEQAAQIEVSVSDRWEPPTGQAPLLSLAPALLARRRGAFALQEYYHRITRAIDDPTTPIPLGLAQLIEPIETEDRVTWFGESAAPVSDPVEEPLFPLPANAEQRKIIDGLSRDDGVVVEGPPGTGKTHTIANLVSALLARGQRVLVTSEKNQALRVLRDKLPPEIQDLCVALTGDTARGDAAFDRSVNTIAGRKSDHDPQASASEIEELTFLREALRRHRADLLDQIRALRESELFEHPEVAPGYRGTLAAIARTLTADPEWVRWVPGPAEGPPPLSTGELRELIDLFATADPTRESRRTQQFPPADMLPADARVAELSDLVEIGRAAKTGETGALVETLGTLDDDRLDRLGPVCQRVMDAWAELDRLPADREWALEQVDPLLSGTSLHGWQRAAERLALVEKAEEAERRLDFVPVQITEGVDPFTAGPAFERWAEHLGAGNRPKRLLRSNEQKTVEQYAASVLVKGEPVSDARTASIAAAYLRLLAIVQEITAAFVPIGLTLVVPTEPGAAVQRLLHLRTACLRLSALLSARNDLIDLLSGIPVVRRPRLDSLAGVRRTCDTVLAVAEHRRGAAARLELDEAVERLAAAVPADQRPPELTRLGRALSDVDAEGYAVARRALSAAREQQAAQLRCDELSHRLRDSAPVLFTRLRDAPRDPAWTDRLSSWEPGWARACARSWIDRQTTPGRETELENGLTAADQDLALVTTRLVAARAWQACLGRMTEHQAQALRSYRSAMGSVGRGTGRYTERYRRSAREAMQISQAAVPAWVMPIRQVLDSVPAQPDSFDVVIIDEASQVSITSLFLLWLAPRVIVVGDDRQCTPSEVGSGALDAVFERLDAELPDLPHYLRTEFTPRSSAFSLLRTRFSQVIRLREHFRSMPEIVDWSSNEFYQDAPLEPVRQFGADRLPPLRSTHVENGQVEGTGQRLINRPEAEAVVDSVVACLQDPAYAGRTFGVIALQGHAQAELINTMLLDRVDAEDFEERQLRVGTPPDFQGDERHVVWLSMVVAPEQRFKALTRREFQQRFNVAATRAQDQLWLFHSVTSERLRSVDLRRSLLTYVESTGSVPLQEMLADVDRTDRHRAFDSLFEQRVYLDLAARGFHVTPQVETNGKRIDLVVTGPAGRLAVECDGDAFHSTPEQRRSDLHREQELKRCGWRFWRVRESTYHLDPVVALQPLWAKLERLGITPFGPVPSDGASGEPAPAAGTESDRSASAEADPELDSAAHQDAAARAAQEPGGAQKTAPNVGPRARSGPGGTTWRRARERDEPEDVGAWETEIDEPPRIVEGQVVESRVVRVVET